One window from the genome of Clostridia bacterium encodes:
- a CDS encoding iron ABC transporter permease, with product MSTTKPAGGRVHPTAPAGRAQLRGRRIGGAEIILGLSILTLVIVVAIPVLLIFWNAFFVNGKFNAKDVILIIKTPETYKALQNSLLIALGVTGVATALGVLFAWLVTRTDLPFKQAMKLLFLVPFMLPSFIGAIAWKVLLSPRGGYINAALSRLLRLEKPIFNIYSLGGIIAIETMYLFPFVFLQVSAALERMDPTLEESARISGIGLPTIMRKITFPLITPSIAAGALLVALYSLAHFGVPAILGTEVGIYNIPTLIYRKIYASAGSFDSIRTGTVLASILVLSAALILYLQKLVLRRGRYSIIAGKSMRPLLLKLRGAKIPILIISIIYILVTVIMPTVTIFLVGSLKTYGLPIALKNMTTRNFKYILNWRMTRDAVRNSLTLSTGAAIVTMLAGTMISYVIVKMQVRGKFLLEFLGVLPYSVPGTVIALGMILMWSGKFGINLYNTPWIILVAYIARYMAFSIKSNSAALEQVHNSLEEAARSCGATHWQSMKDIVLPLIKPGMVAAFFLIFLPALRELTTSVLLYGPKTRTIGVAIYALNEDGETVLAAALASIALVIIVVGEMIIKRVTGGEGRAQ from the coding sequence ATGTCCACTACGAAGCCAGCTGGCGGCAGAGTGCATCCCACGGCCCCAGCGGGCCGTGCACAGCTGAGAGGACGGCGCATCGGAGGCGCTGAGATCATCCTCGGCCTCTCCATCCTTACTCTCGTCATTGTCGTCGCCATACCCGTCCTCCTCATATTCTGGAACGCCTTCTTCGTGAACGGCAAGTTCAACGCGAAAGATGTAATACTCATCATCAAGACTCCGGAAACCTACAAGGCCCTTCAGAACTCATTGCTGATCGCGTTGGGCGTAACGGGCGTTGCCACGGCGCTGGGAGTGTTGTTCGCCTGGCTCGTCACCAGGACCGACCTTCCGTTCAAGCAGGCAATGAAGCTGCTTTTCCTCGTCCCGTTCATGCTCCCGTCTTTCATCGGCGCCATCGCGTGGAAGGTGCTGCTGTCGCCCAGAGGCGGGTACATCAACGCTGCCCTGAGCAGGCTCCTACGGCTTGAGAAGCCGATCTTCAACATATACAGCCTCGGAGGGATAATCGCAATCGAGACCATGTATCTGTTTCCATTCGTGTTCCTTCAGGTAAGTGCGGCCTTGGAGCGAATGGACCCCACGCTTGAGGAATCGGCACGGATATCCGGGATAGGGCTTCCCACCATAATGCGGAAGATCACATTCCCTCTCATAACCCCGAGCATCGCTGCAGGGGCACTTCTGGTTGCCCTGTACTCACTAGCGCATTTCGGCGTGCCGGCGATCCTTGGGACGGAAGTTGGCATCTACAACATCCCGACGCTGATCTACAGGAAGATATACGCAAGCGCGGGAAGCTTCGACTCGATCAGAACAGGGACTGTCCTCGCATCGATCCTTGTGCTATCGGCCGCCCTCATCCTCTATCTGCAGAAACTGGTTCTGCGGAGGGGACGGTACAGCATAATCGCAGGCAAGAGCATGCGTCCCCTGCTTCTCAAGCTGCGGGGGGCCAAGATCCCCATACTGATCATCAGCATTATCTACATCCTGGTGACTGTGATAATGCCGACAGTGACCATCTTCCTAGTGGGTTCACTGAAGACTTATGGCCTTCCCATAGCCTTGAAGAACATGACCACGCGCAACTTCAAGTACATCCTGAACTGGCGGATGACCCGTGATGCAGTGAGGAACAGCCTGACCTTGTCCACGGGGGCCGCCATCGTGACGATGCTGGCTGGAACGATGATCTCGTACGTAATCGTGAAGATGCAGGTGCGCGGCAAGTTCCTCCTGGAGTTCCTAGGCGTGCTCCCGTATTCTGTGCCAGGGACGGTGATCGCACTCGGCATGATACTCATGTGGAGCGGCAAGTTTGGAATCAACCTGTACAACACGCCTTGGATCATCCTCGTCGCCTACATCGCACGGTACATGGCCTTCTCCATCAAGTCGAACTCCGCTGCGCTTGAGCAGGTGCACAACTCGCTGGAAGAGGCGGCTCGGTCCTGTGGGGCCACTCACTGGCAGTCAATGAAGGATATCGTGCTGCCGCTCATCAAACCGGGCATGGTTGCTGCATTCTTCCTGATATTCCTGCCTGCCCTCCGCGAGCTCACCACTTCGGTGCTGCTGTACGGACCCAAGACTCGCACCATCGGTGTTGCCATTTACGCTCTGAATGAGGATGGCGAGACTGTTCTCGCAGCCGCGTTGGCATCGATCGCTCTTGTGATCATCGTAGTAGGTGAAATGATCATCAAGCGCGTGACCGGCGGCGAAGGGAGGGCTCAATAA
- a CDS encoding ABC transporter ATP-binding protein — MAEVRLQNISKEYGKRAVISNLSVAIRDGECFTLLGPSGCGKTVILRLIAGFERPSTGEIQIGNRLVASAARGMSLPPEERGIGVVFQDYAVWPHKTVLQNVIYPLQIQRLPKAEAMPKSMEAISTVGLRGMENRLPYQLSGGQQQRVALARALVSRPGIMLLDEPLNNLDANLREDMRFEIKELQRNTGVTILYVTHDQEVALALSDRIAIMDRTGAIRQIGTPEEIYEDPVDSYIFKFMGVSNFIPVDIRSGRAFVEKTDTPVDYPIPDGMRGGNRLVAGCRPSDIELMREPSETTGVVSRVTYLGSTFDYLIRLGASEIRVQQDTREALMHDLVFPEGATSSIRFHKVKWFRPDEMMEGVS; from the coding sequence ATGGCCGAAGTCCGGCTTCAGAACATCTCAAAAGAATACGGAAAGCGAGCAGTCATCAGCAATCTGAGCGTTGCCATTCGCGATGGTGAGTGTTTTACACTTCTCGGGCCATCAGGCTGCGGCAAAACAGTGATTCTGCGGCTGATCGCCGGATTCGAGCGTCCTAGCACAGGCGAGATCCAAATCGGCAACAGGCTTGTGGCCAGCGCCGCCAGGGGGATGTCATTGCCGCCGGAGGAGCGAGGCATCGGAGTAGTATTCCAAGACTACGCAGTATGGCCCCACAAGACGGTACTCCAGAACGTCATCTATCCCCTGCAGATTCAGCGTCTCCCGAAGGCCGAGGCAATGCCTAAGAGCATGGAGGCGATCTCAACAGTCGGCCTCCGCGGCATGGAGAACAGGCTTCCCTACCAGCTATCTGGGGGGCAGCAACAGCGGGTGGCCCTCGCCCGCGCACTCGTATCGAGGCCCGGGATCATGCTCCTCGATGAGCCGTTGAACAACCTCGACGCCAACCTCAGAGAGGACATGCGGTTCGAAATAAAGGAGCTTCAGCGGAACACGGGTGTGACAATCCTGTACGTCACCCATGATCAAGAGGTGGCCCTCGCACTCTCCGACCGCATCGCCATCATGGACCGAACAGGCGCCATAAGGCAGATAGGAACGCCGGAGGAGATCTATGAGGACCCAGTGGATAGCTACATCTTCAAGTTCATGGGCGTCTCAAACTTCATCCCTGTGGATATCCGCAGCGGACGAGCATTCGTAGAGAAGACCGATACCCCAGTGGATTACCCGATACCTGACGGCATGCGAGGCGGAAATCGGCTGGTTGCAGGCTGCCGTCCCTCCGACATTGAACTGATGCGGGAGCCATCCGAAACAACCGGAGTCGTGAGTCGCGTCACCTACCTCGGATCAACCTTCGACTACCTCATTCGACTGGGCGCTTCTGAGATTCGTGTGCAGCAAGACACCAGAGAGGCCCTAATGCACGACCTGGTGTTTCCCGAGGGCGCCACAAGCTCGATCCGGTTCCACAAGGTGAAATGGTTCAGACCAGACGAGATGATGGAGGGGGTGTCGTGA
- a CDS encoding ABC transporter ATP-binding protein — protein sequence MSDLKLVNVTKRFGDVTAVNNLNLHIRQGECFSFLGPSGCGKTTTLRIVAGFEDLDEGEVLVGDKAVSSSYRHYYLPPEKRDFAMVFQAFAVWPHLSVFENVALPLRYRRIPQSEVNDRTARALAHTSLTGFERSFPGQLSGGQQQRIALARAIALNPAVMLLDEPLSNLDPKLREEMRFEIKDLQRKLGFTIIFVTHDQSEAMALSDRMLVMSDGVVQQIDTPLNIYNNPENKFVFSFIGLSNFIPVEIADGRAYVEGAREAGEISASADAASDAHGAAALSSSGKPLTAACRPSDIDFAPDGTVAGIIKRKVYLGDIIDYRVTVGQTEIRVQKQRRNAGLAEGKPCRLRFNRLLWYER from the coding sequence GTGTCTGACCTCAAGCTAGTGAACGTAACGAAGCGCTTCGGCGACGTGACGGCAGTCAACAACCTGAACCTCCACATACGGCAGGGCGAGTGCTTCTCCTTCCTCGGCCCTTCAGGGTGCGGCAAGACGACCACCCTTCGAATAGTGGCAGGTTTCGAGGATCTGGACGAGGGCGAGGTGCTTGTGGGGGACAAGGCAGTGTCGTCGAGCTACCGGCATTACTACCTGCCGCCCGAGAAGCGCGACTTCGCCATGGTATTCCAGGCGTTCGCAGTCTGGCCTCACCTATCAGTGTTCGAAAACGTGGCCTTGCCATTGCGGTACCGACGCATTCCCCAGTCTGAGGTGAACGACCGGACTGCGCGCGCGCTCGCCCACACCAGCCTCACGGGTTTCGAACGAAGCTTTCCAGGGCAGCTATCAGGGGGGCAGCAGCAGAGAATCGCCCTCGCCAGGGCCATCGCGCTGAATCCCGCAGTGATGCTGCTGGATGAGCCGCTGTCCAATCTCGACCCAAAGCTGCGCGAAGAGATGAGGTTCGAGATCAAGGATCTACAGCGGAAGCTGGGCTTCACCATCATCTTCGTTACCCACGATCAGAGCGAAGCGATGGCCCTGTCCGACAGGATGCTGGTGATGTCGGACGGCGTAGTTCAGCAGATCGACACACCGCTGAACATCTACAACAACCCCGAAAACAAGTTCGTGTTCAGCTTCATCGGCCTGTCGAATTTCATCCCCGTGGAGATCGCGGATGGACGCGCCTATGTGGAGGGAGCACGAGAAGCTGGGGAGATATCAGCGTCTGCAGATGCCGCAAGCGATGCCCATGGAGCCGCAGCCCTTAGCTCATCGGGGAAACCGCTCACTGCGGCATGTCGACCATCGGATATCGATTTTGCGCCAGATGGGACGGTTGCGGGGATTATAAAGCGAAAGGTGTATCTAGGCGACATCATCGACTACCGGGTGACTGTGGGGCAAACAGAGATCCGCGTGCAGAAGCAGCGGCGAAATGCGGGCCTGGCCGAAGGCAAGCCATGCAGGCTGAGGTTCAATAGGCTGCTCTGGTATGAACGATAG
- a CDS encoding LuxR C-terminal-related transcriptional regulator: MLHPRIARDGLLYLLIAFTALIAAVSAFGLAPDETPVGRLAEYSDLVASQAAFGLRQRLEAYENISFQFVANQDLNSVLLTHVTSEDTYEVASSNRAFSNFLEGFAFGDDGIYDAFFIDESNSVRKALTMRETLPADFIVSFRNSQAFQEILQADGKPVWAPRVRPGSGNPECVLLGRRIKHLFSGRPLGVFVLLIRAREFAADLNDYFTRNFYFSVGTVKASYTLIVDSRGRVVSAPERMDDADAYAAWTLTCISQPRTVLANQRSGGNFAASIGKEQVLVTHQPIEGADWRAFVAVSPRAGLPVEHSPLARYGRTAVAAVGFAVAVGALLVAFPISARRRRTGSPVSLAPSDAAPSDTAAPSEALPSSGAAPEAEVSCEWVQSLSVRERTVLALLAQGYSNREIAARIFVAEQTVKNYVSVIYDKIGVRDRVQVSLLAMKAGIRGDDSANTGKHAK; encoded by the coding sequence ATGCTGCACCCGCGGATAGCGCGTGATGGCTTGTTGTACTTGCTCATTGCGTTCACAGCCCTTATCGCTGCAGTGAGCGCATTCGGCCTAGCGCCAGACGAGACGCCGGTCGGACGCCTTGCGGAATACTCGGATTTGGTGGCGAGCCAGGCGGCATTCGGCCTTCGTCAGCGGCTCGAGGCATATGAGAATATCTCATTCCAGTTCGTGGCCAATCAGGATCTGAACAGTGTGCTCCTGACCCACGTCACCAGCGAGGATACCTACGAAGTCGCCTCCAGCAACCGCGCATTCTCCAACTTCCTTGAGGGATTCGCCTTTGGGGACGATGGAATCTACGACGCCTTCTTCATAGACGAATCCAATAGCGTCCGCAAGGCCCTCACGATGCGCGAGACGCTGCCTGCAGATTTCATCGTCTCATTCCGGAACTCCCAGGCATTCCAGGAGATCCTTCAGGCGGATGGCAAACCTGTGTGGGCGCCAAGGGTGCGCCCCGGCTCTGGCAACCCCGAGTGTGTGCTGCTGGGGCGAAGGATCAAGCACCTGTTCTCCGGCAGGCCCCTGGGGGTGTTCGTGCTGCTCATCAGGGCCAGGGAGTTCGCCGCCGACTTGAACGACTACTTCACGCGCAACTTCTACTTCTCTGTTGGAACTGTTAAGGCGAGCTACACACTGATCGTGGACAGCCGCGGAAGGGTAGTGTCGGCGCCGGAGAGGATGGATGACGCAGACGCATACGCTGCGTGGACGCTGACCTGCATTTCGCAACCTCGAACCGTGTTGGCGAACCAGCGCTCAGGAGGGAACTTCGCAGCGAGTATCGGCAAGGAGCAGGTTCTGGTGACGCACCAGCCCATCGAAGGCGCCGATTGGCGCGCATTCGTGGCGGTGTCACCCCGTGCAGGGCTGCCGGTGGAGCATTCGCCACTCGCTCGCTATGGCCGAACTGCTGTGGCCGCGGTGGGGTTTGCGGTTGCCGTCGGTGCACTGCTTGTTGCCTTCCCTATTTCTGCTCGAAGGAGACGCACGGGATCACCGGTGAGTCTCGCGCCATCGGACGCCGCGCCATCGGACACTGCGGCGCCAAGTGAGGCCCTGCCCTCTTCAGGCGCCGCGCCTGAGGCGGAGGTGAGCTGTGAATGGGTTCAAAGCCTGAGCGTGAGGGAACGGACGGTTCTGGCTCTCCTGGCCCAGGGGTATTCGAATCGGGAGATAGCTGCCCGCATCTTTGTGGCAGAGCAGACGGTGAAGAACTATGTGAGCGTGATCTACGACAAGATCGGAGTGCGCGATAGGGTTCAGGTATCGTTGCTTGCGATGAAAGCTGGGATTCGAGGTGATGACTCGGCGAACACCGGAAAGCACGCGAAATAA